A single genomic interval of Ramlibacter sp. harbors:
- a CDS encoding chemotaxis protein CheX, which translates to MNTLNEEELKLFVDSVRHYFRTTTAQEPQITSAFLGTGDVEGFEFNGIVSFSGSYNGQVIVSMPPRLLRELLLMQHETDLSDGNLLDAVGEIANTLGGNARKSLGPELLISVPVKLQGATGTRARVRRHPYVITLRWNHQPAVVCIDMERKH; encoded by the coding sequence ATGAACACCCTCAACGAAGAAGAACTCAAGCTGTTTGTGGACTCGGTGCGCCACTACTTCAGGACCACCACGGCGCAGGAGCCCCAGATCACCTCGGCCTTTCTGGGCACCGGCGATGTGGAGGGCTTCGAGTTCAACGGCATCGTGAGTTTCTCGGGCTCGTACAACGGCCAGGTCATCGTCTCGATGCCACCGCGCCTGCTGCGCGAACTGCTGCTGATGCAGCACGAGACCGACCTGTCGGACGGCAACCTGCTGGACGCCGTGGGCGAGATCGCCAACACCCTGGGCGGCAACGCCCGCAAGTCGCTGGGGCCGGAACTGCTGATCTCGGTGCCGGTGAAGCTGCAGGGCGCCACCGGCACGCGGGCCCGCGTGCGGCGCCACCCCTACGTGATCACGCTGCGCTGGAACCACCAGCCGGCCGTGGTCTGCATCGACATGGAACGAAAGCATTGA
- a CDS encoding response regulator has translation MRLLIVDDSNMIRSRISRVVQTGALSGVAIVGLARNGAEAVRLARATQPEVVTMDLTMPEMDGIECITELMRLFPRINILVVSALSDKSTAIAALRLGARGFVAKPFTDDELRLALLDVADAR, from the coding sequence ATGCGCCTGCTGATCGTCGACGACTCCAACATGATCCGCTCGCGCATCTCGCGCGTGGTGCAGACCGGCGCGCTCTCGGGCGTTGCCATCGTGGGCCTGGCGCGCAACGGCGCCGAGGCGGTGCGGCTGGCCCGCGCGACCCAGCCCGAGGTGGTGACCATGGACCTGACCATGCCCGAGATGGACGGGATCGAGTGCATCACCGAGCTGATGCGCCTGTTCCCGCGGATCAACATCCTGGTGGTCAGCGCCCTGAGCGACAAATCGACCGCCATCGCCGCCTTGCGGCTGGGCGCCCGCGGCTTCGTGGCCAAGCCCTTCACCGACGATGAACTGCGGCTGGCGCTGCTGGACGTCGCCGACGCGCGCTGA
- a CDS encoding type IV pili methyl-accepting chemotaxis transducer N-terminal domain-containing protein: protein MSAVMTPPIATKSIADHARPARTTGRFSFGKYREIIIAVGFFLLFDLGVLILNFYTSFQISEDALGINLAGRQRMLSQRTAKALLSVDTARAKGTAADAELAELASAVRLFDVSLKGFQHGATVPGGDGKPVFLQAADSERAADILRKAQALWTPYQQHLAPVLAGNATDADLQAAVDYARANNLKLLGLMNDLTTSLEAVASDRANTLRRVQTGGIVLALLNFAFILFKFLRRLRTSDAAIEAANEENREILVSVREGLFLMTPDHRLGSQLSRSAHELFGRPLQPGDSFFALLAPLVSAKALADARDYVELLFSPHVKEALVQGINPLSEVEVSVKNRLGQDHRRYLSFHFNRVQEGAGVRHLLVTVQDITARMELEARLLDERQRSQKEFAMLLKAFDADPAMLRQFVARAETGLLEINDLLRSTSSAQGEMAVLRAINEACRRIHALKGDAATLGLETLASQAHGFESELQRIRDSGGGSGNLGDTLLTLPMPLEDLLNKVAALKSLTGVQRPVSDDAPAGEAINDALTRLATEAASADGKQVRATVRMGSQGDLEPAARDLVREIAVQLLRNAVIHGIETPEQRLAAGKTAQGQLDLHLVRGEADWTLSMRDDGRGLSAQRVRERLLALGWYTEAQLDSFNDRQIVAHIFRPGFSTAGQLTMHAGRGVGLDVVQANVQRLAARMTLASTPGQFTEFRIKFS, encoded by the coding sequence ATGAGCGCCGTGATGACCCCCCCGATTGCTACCAAATCAATAGCTGATCATGCCCGTCCGGCAAGGACTACAGGCCGATTCAGCTTCGGAAAGTATCGCGAGATCATCATCGCGGTGGGTTTCTTCCTGCTGTTCGACCTGGGCGTGCTGATTCTCAATTTCTACACCTCGTTCCAGATCTCGGAAGACGCCCTGGGCATCAACCTCGCGGGGCGCCAGCGCATGCTGTCGCAGCGCACGGCCAAGGCGCTGCTGTCGGTGGACACGGCGCGGGCCAAGGGCACGGCCGCCGACGCCGAACTGGCCGAGCTGGCCTCGGCGGTGCGGCTGTTTGACGTGTCGCTCAAGGGCTTCCAGCACGGCGCCACGGTCCCTGGCGGCGATGGCAAGCCGGTGTTCCTGCAGGCGGCCGACAGCGAACGGGCCGCGGACATCCTGCGCAAGGCGCAGGCCCTGTGGACACCCTACCAGCAGCACCTGGCCCCGGTGCTGGCGGGCAACGCCACCGACGCCGATCTCCAGGCCGCGGTGGACTATGCGCGCGCCAACAACCTCAAGCTGCTGGGGCTGATGAACGACCTGACGACCTCGCTGGAGGCCGTGGCCTCCGACCGGGCCAACACGCTGCGCCGGGTCCAGACCGGCGGCATCGTGCTGGCGTTGCTGAACTTCGCATTCATCCTGTTCAAGTTCCTGCGCCGCCTGCGCACCTCGGACGCGGCGATCGAAGCCGCCAACGAGGAAAACCGCGAAATCCTGGTCAGCGTGCGCGAGGGCCTGTTCCTCATGACGCCCGACCACCGGCTTGGCTCCCAGCTGTCGCGCTCGGCGCATGAACTGTTCGGCCGGCCGCTGCAGCCCGGCGACAGCTTCTTTGCCCTGCTCGCGCCCCTGGTGTCGGCCAAGGCCCTGGCCGACGCGCGCGACTATGTGGAGCTGTTGTTCTCGCCTCACGTCAAGGAAGCCCTGGTCCAGGGCATCAACCCGCTGTCGGAGGTCGAGGTCTCGGTCAAGAACCGGCTCGGCCAGGACCATCGGCGCTACCTGTCGTTCCACTTCAACCGCGTGCAGGAAGGCGCGGGCGTGCGGCACCTGCTGGTCACGGTGCAGGACATCACGGCCCGCATGGAACTCGAAGCCCGCCTGCTGGACGAGCGCCAGCGCTCGCAAAAAGAGTTTGCGATGCTGCTCAAGGCCTTTGACGCCGACCCGGCCATGCTGCGCCAGTTTGTCGCGCGCGCCGAGACCGGGCTGCTCGAAATCAACGACCTGCTGCGCAGCACCTCGTCGGCCCAGGGCGAGATGGCCGTGCTCAGGGCCATCAACGAGGCCTGCCGCCGCATCCACGCGCTCAAGGGCGACGCCGCCACGCTCGGCCTGGAAACCCTGGCCTCGCAGGCCCATGGCTTCGAGTCCGAGCTGCAGCGCATCCGTGACTCGGGTGGCGGCAGCGGCAACCTGGGCGACACGCTGCTGACCCTGCCCATGCCGCTGGAAGACCTGCTCAACAAGGTGGCGGCGCTCAAGAGCCTGACCGGTGTGCAGCGCCCCGTGTCCGACGACGCGCCGGCCGGCGAGGCCATCAACGATGCGCTGACCCGGCTCGCCACCGAGGCCGCCAGCGCCGATGGCAAGCAGGTCCGCGCCACCGTGCGCATGGGCAGCCAGGGCGACCTGGAACCCGCGGCCCGTGACCTGGTGCGCGAGATCGCGGTGCAGCTGCTGCGCAACGCGGTGATCCACGGCATCGAGACGCCCGAGCAGCGCCTGGCCGCCGGCAAGACCGCGCAGGGCCAGCTGGATCTGCACCTGGTGCGCGGCGAGGCCGACTGGACGCTGTCGATGCGCGACGACGGCCGCGGCCTGTCGGCCCAGCGCGTGCGCGAGCGCCTGCTGGCGCTGGGCTGGTACACCGAAGCCCAGCTGGACAGCTTCAACGACCGGCAGATCGTGGCCCACATCTTCCGCCCCGGCTTCTCGACCGCGGGCCAGCTGACGATGCATGCGGGCCGGGGCGTGGGCCTGGATGTGGTGCAGGCCAATGTGCAGCGGCTGGCCGCGCGCATGACGCTGGCCTCCACGCCGGGCCAGTTCACCGAATTCAGGATCAAGTTCTCGTGA
- a CDS encoding nitrate ABC transporter ATP-binding protein (This model describes the ATP binding subunits of ATP-binding cassette (ABC) transporters for nitrate transport, or for bicarbonate transport, in bacteria and archaea.), with amino-acid sequence MNLALKTHPTPTAGERHPPALVAVPATAALELRNVSKSYGRGGARSEVLQNLNLRVEPGEFVAIVGFSGSGKTTLISLLAGLIQADSGDVLKNGQPITGPGPDRGVVFQSYSLMPWLSVRENIALAVDRVFAAESASQRTERVTRYIAMVGLSAAADKKPAQLSGGMRQRVAVARALATNPDVLLLDEPLSALDALTRANLQDEIVRIWDEDRKTVLLITNDVDEALMVADRIIPLQMGPRATLGPSFTVDIARPRDRRAMNHDARFQQLRGEITEHLIGIAHQHSARQTAQIIQLPVLTPKNVQPGQGLPTAARLFGLRHAALTETIEAEIPVPAMPKPESGLALRVADDRFVDFSQVIKVYPTPKGPQVVVDGFDLKVRKGEFISVIGHSGCGKSTVLSMMAGLTDITDGVIVLDGREVASAGPDRGLVFQAPSLVPWLSAHANVMLGVARVFPHASESERKDTVDYYLNRVGLGSAMHKLASDLSNGMKQRVGIARAFALNPKMLLLDEPFGMLDSLTRWDLQEVLMEVWARNQVTAMMVTHDVDEAILLADRVVMMTNGPRAKIGKVMDVPLPRPRSREALLRHPRYYELREELIGFLEDCGSQH; translated from the coding sequence ATGAACCTCGCGCTCAAAACCCACCCCACCCCCACGGCCGGCGAACGCCACCCGCCGGCCCTGGTGGCCGTGCCCGCCACGGCGGCCCTGGAGTTGCGCAACGTCAGCAAGAGCTACGGCCGCGGCGGCGCGCGCTCCGAAGTGCTGCAGAACCTGAACCTGCGCGTGGAGCCCGGTGAATTCGTGGCCATCGTCGGCTTTTCGGGCAGTGGCAAGACCACGCTGATCAGCCTGCTGGCGGGCCTGATCCAGGCCGACAGCGGCGACGTGCTCAAGAACGGCCAGCCCATTACCGGCCCCGGCCCGGACCGCGGCGTGGTGTTCCAGAGCTATTCGCTCATGCCCTGGCTCAGCGTGCGCGAGAACATCGCGCTGGCCGTGGACCGGGTGTTTGCCGCTGAAAGCGCAAGCCAGCGCACCGAGCGCGTCACGCGCTACATCGCCATGGTGGGCCTGAGCGCCGCCGCCGACAAGAAGCCCGCCCAGCTCTCGGGGGGCATGCGCCAGCGCGTGGCCGTGGCCCGCGCCCTGGCGACCAACCCCGATGTGCTGCTGCTGGACGAGCCGCTGTCGGCGCTGGACGCGCTGACCCGCGCCAACCTGCAGGACGAAATCGTCCGCATCTGGGATGAAGACCGCAAGACGGTGCTGCTGATCACCAATGACGTGGACGAAGCCCTGATGGTGGCCGACCGCATCATTCCACTGCAGATGGGCCCGCGCGCCACGCTTGGCCCCTCGTTCACCGTGGACATCGCCCGCCCGCGCGACCGCCGCGCGATGAACCACGACGCGCGCTTCCAGCAACTGCGCGGCGAGATCACCGAGCACCTGATCGGCATCGCCCACCAGCACAGTGCCCGGCAGACGGCGCAGATCATCCAGCTGCCGGTGCTCACGCCCAAGAATGTGCAGCCCGGCCAGGGCCTGCCGACCGCGGCGCGCCTGTTCGGCCTGCGCCACGCCGCGCTCACCGAAACCATCGAGGCCGAGATCCCCGTGCCCGCCATGCCCAAGCCCGAGAGCGGGCTGGCGCTGCGGGTTGCGGACGACCGCTTCGTGGACTTCTCGCAGGTGATCAAGGTCTATCCCACGCCCAAGGGCCCGCAGGTGGTGGTGGACGGCTTCGACCTGAAGGTCCGCAAGGGCGAATTCATCTCGGTCATCGGCCATTCGGGCTGCGGCAAATCCACCGTGCTCTCGATGATGGCCGGCCTGACCGACATCACCGACGGCGTGATCGTGCTGGACGGCCGCGAGGTCGCGAGCGCCGGGCCCGACCGCGGCCTGGTGTTCCAGGCGCCCAGCCTGGTGCCCTGGCTCAGCGCCCATGCCAACGTGATGCTGGGCGTGGCGCGGGTCTTCCCGCACGCCAGCGAGTCCGAGCGCAAGGACACGGTGGACTACTACCTCAACCGGGTCGGCCTGGGCTCGGCCATGCACAAGCTGGCCAGCGACCTGTCCAACGGCATGAAGCAGCGCGTGGGCATTGCCCGGGCCTTTGCGCTGAACCCCAAGATGCTGCTGCTGGACGAGCCCTTCGGCATGCTGGACTCGCTGACCCGCTGGGACCTGCAGGAAGTGCTGATGGAGGTCTGGGCCCGCAACCAGGTCACCGCCATGATGGTCACGCACGACGTCGACGAGGCCATCCTGCTGGCCGACCGCGTGGTGATGATGACCAACGGGCCGCGCGCGAAGATCGGCAAGGTCATGGACGTGCCCCTGCCCCGGCCGCGCAGCCGTGAAGCCCTGCTCAGGCACCCGCGCTACTACGAGCTGCGCGAGGAGCTGATCGGCTTCCTCGAAGACTGCGGCAGCCAGCACTAG
- a CDS encoding ABC transporter permease, protein MELVGKLMGGLSAARRDPRELVRSLMLSLGVPVLAFGLFLVLWSVTASQIQTSLGAVPGPSQVAAQAVALVQDHFAEREKEAAFYARQEARNKERLAEDPSYQPRHFNWTGKRTYLDQILTSLKTVFVGFLLATLVAVPLGILAGSSRIVQAAINPMVQLFRPVSPLAWLPIVTLIVSAVYVTKGQPMFEKSFLISAITVTLCSLWTTLINTAIGVTSVDKDLVNVARVLQLPLGTRVRKIMLPSALPFIFTGMRLSLGVGWMVLIAAEMLAQNPGLGKFVWDEFQNGSSDSLSRILVAVFTIGLIGFGLDRLMQVLQNLAARR, encoded by the coding sequence ATGGAACTCGTCGGCAAACTCATGGGCGGGCTGAGCGCGGCCCGGCGCGATCCGCGCGAACTGGTGCGCAGCCTGATGCTGTCGCTGGGCGTGCCGGTGCTGGCGTTTGGCCTGTTCCTGGTGCTGTGGTCGGTCACGGCCTCGCAGATCCAGACCAGCCTGGGCGCGGTGCCCGGCCCCTCGCAGGTGGCGGCGCAGGCCGTGGCGCTGGTGCAGGACCACTTTGCCGAGCGCGAGAAGGAAGCCGCCTTCTATGCGCGCCAGGAAGCGCGCAACAAGGAGCGCCTGGCCGAGGACCCCAGCTACCAGCCGCGCCACTTCAACTGGACCGGCAAGCGCACCTACCTGGACCAGATCCTGACCAGCCTGAAGACCGTGTTCGTGGGCTTTCTGCTGGCCACGCTGGTGGCGGTGCCGCTGGGCATCCTGGCGGGCTCGTCGCGCATCGTGCAGGCGGCCATCAACCCCATGGTGCAGCTGTTCCGGCCGGTCTCGCCGCTGGCCTGGCTGCCCATCGTGACGCTGATCGTCAGCGCGGTGTACGTCACCAAGGGCCAGCCGATGTTCGAGAAGTCGTTCCTGATCTCGGCGATCACCGTCACGCTGTGCTCGCTGTGGACTACGCTGATCAACACCGCGATCGGCGTGACCTCGGTCGACAAGGACCTGGTCAACGTGGCGCGCGTGCTGCAGCTGCCGCTGGGCACCCGGGTGCGCAAGATCATGCTGCCCTCGGCCCTGCCCTTCATCTTCACGGGCATGCGCCTGTCGCTGGGCGTGGGCTGGATGGTGCTGATTGCCGCCGAGATGCTGGCGCAGAACCCGGGCCTGGGCAAGTTCGTCTGGGATGAGTTCCAGAACGGCAGCTCCGACTCGCTCAGCCGCATCCTGGTGGCCGTGTTCACCATCGGCCTGATCGGCTTTGGCCTGGACCGCCTGATGCAGGTGCTGCAAAACCTCGCTGCGCGCCGCTGA
- a CDS encoding ABC transporter substrate-binding protein: protein MTAKTTPAAAQHDAAQPACGSAIGRRRFVAGATALVGASGLALPSFAQKPGQPEKESLKFGFIKLTDCAPLVVAYEKHFFEDEGLNVTLEAQANWKVLLDRVIDGQLDGAHMLAGQPLGATIGFGTKADIVTAFSMDLNGNAITVSNAVWAQMKPHLPMEGGKVKHPIKADALKKVVDKWKGEGKPFKMGMVFPVSTHNYELRYWLAAGGLNPGYYTTGDISGTKGADVLLSVTPPPQMPSTMEAGTIHGYCVGEPWNQQAVFKGIGVPVVTDLEIWKNNPEKVFGVTKGWADKNPNTHVAVIKALIRACMWLDASMANRIEAVKMLAKPNYVGADEAVIGNSMTGTFEYEKGDKRPLPDFNVFFRHFATYPFYSDAIWYLTQMRRWGQITETKPDSWYMDMAKKVYRPDVYMAAAKALMAEGKAKDSDFPMKTDGFKGVQDGFIDGITYDGRKPNDYLSKLKIGLKAADKV from the coding sequence ATGACCGCTAAAACCACCCCCGCCGCCGCGCAGCATGACGCGGCCCAACCCGCCTGCGGATCCGCCATCGGTCGGCGCCGCTTCGTCGCGGGCGCCACGGCCCTCGTGGGCGCGTCGGGCCTTGCGCTGCCCTCGTTCGCCCAGAAGCCGGGCCAGCCTGAAAAGGAATCGCTCAAGTTTGGTTTCATCAAGCTGACCGACTGCGCCCCGCTGGTGGTGGCCTATGAGAAGCACTTCTTCGAGGACGAGGGCCTGAACGTCACGCTCGAAGCCCAGGCCAACTGGAAGGTGCTGCTGGACCGCGTGATCGACGGCCAGCTCGACGGCGCCCACATGCTCGCCGGCCAGCCGCTGGGGGCCACCATCGGCTTCGGCACCAAGGCCGACATCGTCACGGCCTTCAGCATGGACCTGAACGGCAATGCCATCACCGTCTCCAACGCGGTCTGGGCCCAGATGAAGCCCCACCTCCCGATGGAGGGCGGCAAGGTCAAGCACCCGATCAAGGCCGATGCGCTCAAGAAGGTGGTCGATAAATGGAAGGGTGAAGGCAAGCCTTTCAAGATGGGCATGGTCTTCCCGGTATCGACCCACAACTACGAACTGCGCTACTGGCTCGCGGCCGGTGGCCTGAACCCCGGCTACTACACCACCGGCGACATCTCGGGCACCAAGGGCGCCGACGTGCTGCTGTCCGTCACCCCGCCGCCGCAGATGCCCTCGACCATGGAAGCCGGCACCATCCACGGCTACTGCGTGGGCGAACCCTGGAACCAGCAGGCCGTGTTCAAGGGCATTGGCGTGCCCGTGGTGACCGACCTGGAAATCTGGAAGAACAACCCCGAGAAGGTCTTTGGCGTGACCAAGGGCTGGGCCGACAAGAACCCCAATACCCACGTGGCCGTGATCAAGGCGCTGATTCGCGCCTGCATGTGGCTGGACGCCAGCATGGCCAACCGCATCGAGGCCGTGAAGATGCTGGCCAAGCCCAACTACGTGGGTGCCGACGAGGCCGTGATCGGCAACAGCATGACCGGCACCTTTGAATACGAAAAGGGCGACAAGCGCCCGCTGCCGGACTTCAACGTCTTCTTCCGCCACTTTGCCACCTACCCGTTCTACAGCGACGCCATCTGGTACCTGACCCAGATGCGCCGCTGGGGCCAGATCACGGAGACCAAGCCCGACAGCTGGTACATGGACATGGCCAAAAAGGTCTACCGCCCCGACGTCTACATGGCCGCCGCCAAGGCGCTGATGGCCGAGGGCAAGGCCAAGGACAGCGACTTCCCCATGAAGACCGACGGATTCAAGGGCGTGCAGGACGGCTTCATCGACGGCATCACCTACGACGGCCGCAAGCCCAACGACTACCTCTCCAAACTCAAGATCGGCCTGAAGGCCGCGGACAAGGTCTGA
- a CDS encoding nitrate- and nitrite sensing domain-containing protein → MKSGLNFLIAAKRCEIAELQQLALTSALVNVTGRLIHGLQRERGLSNLFLASQGEQFDGPRSQQIAECQQLDAELRHCFDTLDTEPARVGNGARLFSRIAYVLQGLDALPGLRECVNTRAWPPRRTTDAYVRLIAGLLGVVFEAADSASDPEVSRLLVAMFNFMQAKEFAGQERAAGASLFAAGRAHLAEQQRLLHLIESQERCLQVFHEFASADVAALDADRQAAPNIAELERLRRILCTAPDAGTLDTHLSQTWFDCCSRRMDRMKAVEDGLARELVQVCQHKITAATADLRNYEALGATAAREGDALSFFHDTAPTPLATTVGAGMPGLPAPAQGYGLHLERSILELVQEQARRLQAMGDELETVRASLNERKVIERAKGLLMAHRHLSEEEAHKTMRQMAMNQNRRLIEVAEGVLAMAEVLPARRS, encoded by the coding sequence ATGAAATCGGGCCTGAACTTCCTGATCGCTGCCAAGCGCTGCGAAATCGCCGAACTGCAGCAGTTGGCGCTCACCAGCGCGCTGGTGAACGTGACCGGGCGCCTGATCCACGGCCTGCAGCGCGAGCGCGGGCTGTCCAACCTGTTCCTGGCCTCCCAGGGCGAGCAGTTCGACGGCCCGCGCAGCCAGCAGATCGCGGAATGCCAGCAGCTGGACGCCGAACTGCGCCATTGCTTTGACACCCTGGACACCGAACCCGCCCGCGTGGGCAACGGCGCGCGCCTGTTCAGCCGGATCGCCTACGTGCTCCAGGGGCTGGACGCCCTGCCCGGGCTGCGCGAGTGCGTGAACACCCGTGCCTGGCCGCCCCGCCGCACCACCGACGCCTATGTGCGCCTGATTGCCGGCTTGCTGGGCGTGGTCTTCGAGGCCGCCGACAGCGCCAGCGACCCCGAGGTCTCCCGCCTGCTCGTGGCCATGTTCAACTTCATGCAGGCCAAGGAGTTCGCGGGCCAGGAGCGGGCGGCCGGTGCCAGCCTGTTCGCCGCGGGACGGGCTCATCTGGCCGAACAGCAGCGGCTGCTGCACCTGATCGAATCCCAGGAGCGCTGCCTGCAGGTGTTCCATGAATTCGCCAGCGCCGACGTGGCCGCGCTGGACGCAGACCGCCAGGCCGCGCCCAACATCGCCGAACTCGAGCGGCTGCGGCGGATCCTGTGCACCGCCCCCGACGCGGGAACGCTGGACACCCACCTGAGCCAGACCTGGTTTGACTGCTGCAGCCGCCGCATGGACCGCATGAAGGCCGTGGAGGACGGCCTGGCCCGGGAGCTGGTCCAGGTCTGCCAGCACAAGATCACGGCCGCCACGGCCGACCTGCGCAACTACGAAGCCCTTGGGGCGACCGCCGCCCGCGAAGGCGACGCCCTCTCCTTCTTCCATGACACCGCCCCCACGCCGCTGGCCACCACGGTGGGGGCGGGCATGCCCGGCCTGCCCGCGCCGGCGCAGGGCTACGGCCTGCACCTGGAGCGGTCCATCCTTGAACTGGTCCAGGAGCAGGCCCGGCGCCTGCAGGCCATGGGCGACGAGCTGGAAACCGTGCGTGCCAGCCTGAATGAGCGCAAGGTCATCGAGCGCGCCAAGGGCCTGCTGATGGCGCACCGCCACCTCAGCGAGGAAGAAGCCCACAAGACCATGCGCCAGATGGCCATGAACCAGAACCGGCGGCTGATTGAAGTGGCCGAGGGCGTGCTGGCCATGGCCGAAGTGCTGCCCGCGCGCCGGTCTTGA
- the tsaD gene encoding tRNA (adenosine(37)-N6)-threonylcarbamoyltransferase complex transferase subunit TsaD, with product MLILGIESSCDETGVALVQSAGAGVPVLLAHALHSQIEMHQAYGGVVPELASRDHIRRVLPLADHVFTQAGQALAQVDVVAYTRGPGLAGALLVGAGVACALGAALDRPVLGVHHLEGHLLSPFLSADPPEFPFVALLVSGGHTQLMEVQGVGRYTLLGETIDDAAGEAFDKSAKLMGLGYPGGPALSRLAEQGDAAAFKLPRPLLHSGNLDFSFAGLKTAVLTQARKLGDELQARKADLSASTEAAIVEVLLKKSLAALKQTGLKRLVVAGGVGANRRLRAELNAACAARGVRVHYPELHLCTDNGAMIAMAAAMRLQAGMQTASRAYAFDVKPRWPLDALSLS from the coding sequence ATGCTTATTTTGGGAATCGAATCGTCTTGCGACGAGACGGGCGTGGCACTGGTGCAAAGCGCCGGCGCCGGGGTGCCGGTGCTGCTGGCGCATGCCCTGCACAGCCAGATCGAGATGCACCAGGCCTACGGTGGCGTGGTGCCCGAACTGGCGAGCCGCGATCATATCCGCCGCGTCCTGCCGCTGGCCGACCATGTCTTCACGCAGGCCGGGCAGGCGCTGGCGCAGGTGGATGTGGTGGCGTACACGCGCGGCCCGGGGCTGGCGGGGGCGCTGCTGGTGGGCGCGGGCGTGGCCTGCGCACTGGGCGCCGCGCTGGACCGGCCAGTGCTCGGGGTGCATCACCTCGAGGGCCACCTGCTGTCGCCTTTTCTCAGCGCCGATCCGCCGGAGTTTCCCTTTGTGGCCCTGCTGGTGTCCGGGGGCCACACCCAGCTGATGGAGGTGCAGGGGGTGGGGCGGTACACGCTGCTGGGCGAAACCATTGACGATGCCGCGGGCGAGGCCTTCGACAAATCCGCCAAGCTCATGGGGCTGGGCTACCCCGGAGGACCGGCGCTGAGCCGGCTGGCCGAGCAGGGCGATGCGGCCGCTTTCAAGCTGCCGCGGCCGCTGCTGCACAGCGGCAACCTCGATTTTTCGTTTGCCGGCCTCAAGACGGCGGTGCTGACCCAGGCGCGCAAGCTGGGCGACGAGCTGCAGGCCCGCAAGGCGGACCTCTCGGCCTCGACCGAGGCGGCGATCGTCGAGGTGCTGCTGAAGAAGTCCCTGGCCGCGCTGAAACAGACGGGCCTGAAGCGCCTGGTGGTGGCCGGCGGCGTGGGCGCCAACCGCCGCCTGCGCGCGGAGCTCAACGCGGCCTGCGCCGCGCGGGGCGTGCGGGTGCACTACCCCGAGCTGCACCTGTGCACCGACAACGGCGCCATGATTGCCATGGCGGCGGCCATGCGCCTGCAGGCGGGCATGCAGACGGCCAGCCGCGCCTACGCCTTTGACGTGAAGCCGCGCTGGCCGCTGGACGCGCTGTCGCTCAGTTGA
- a CDS encoding Hsp20/alpha crystallin family protein → MFFAPIVRSRSAAPAFRSFDRSFERFINEAFVAPQRQVHVEQDDKAWTVTLDAPGFAREDLSIGIEGAVVRIESKPEAKRQLKAAYELPQDIDVAASSAKLENGVLTLTLAKLAPVSKVTPLAIN, encoded by the coding sequence ATGTTTTTCGCACCTATCGTCCGTTCCCGCAGCGCCGCGCCCGCATTCCGGTCTTTTGACCGCAGTTTCGAGCGCTTTATCAACGAGGCCTTCGTCGCGCCGCAGCGCCAGGTCCATGTGGAACAGGACGACAAGGCCTGGACCGTCACGCTGGACGCGCCCGGCTTCGCCCGCGAGGACCTGAGCATTGGCATCGAGGGCGCCGTGGTGCGCATCGAGAGCAAGCCCGAGGCCAAGCGGCAACTGAAGGCCGCCTACGAGCTGCCGCAGGACATTGATGTGGCCGCGAGCAGCGCCAAGCTCGAAAACGGCGTGCTCACGCTCACGCTGGCCAAGCTGGCGCCGGTGAGCAAGGTCACCCCGCTGGCGATCAACTGA